CGGTTACACCGTCGATGCCAGCGAAGATCCGGAAGTGTTCAGCGCGGACAACCTCAAGCAGTACAAGGCGCTGGTGCTGGTCAGCACCTCCACGGATCCGAAAAAGCCCGAATCCGAATGGTTCACCGGGGCGAAGCGCGACGCGCTGCAGGGTTTCCTCAAGGACGGCAAGGGCGTGGTCGCCCTGCACGCGGCGGCCGATTCGCATTACAACTGGGGCTGGTACGGCCAGATGATCGGCGGCTACTTCGAGCGGCATCCGAAAGGCACGCCGAAGGGCACCGTCACCGTGATCGATGCCAGGAACCCGGCCACCGCCAAACTACCCAAGACGCTCGAGCGTAACGACGAGTGGTACTACTACAAGGATTTCGATCCCACCGTGCACGTGCTCGTCACCATCGATCCGAAGTCGATCGGTGATGGCGAGGCGGACGTGAATCCCAATCCGCTGGTGTGGTGCCACAATTTCGGCGGCGGACGCGTCTTCTACAGCGCGCTCGGCCACACCTCCGAGTCGTACAGCGAGCCGTACATGGTCAAGCTGCTGAGCGGCGCGCTGGTCTACGCAGCCGGCAAGTAGT
This sequence is a window from Pseudomonadota bacterium. Protein-coding genes within it:
- a CDS encoding ThuA domain-containing protein, which gives rise to MISRRLSIGLLCVALSAGSLSVPAMAAGKARILVYSGSTGFRHDSIPAAVEVLKVIGAKAGYTVDASEDPEVFSADNLKQYKALVLVSTSTDPKKPESEWFTGAKRDALQGFLKDGKGVVALHAAADSHYNWGWYGQMIGGYFERHPKGTPKGTVTVIDARNPATAKLPKTLERNDEWYYYKDFDPTVHVLVTIDPKSIGDGEADVNPNPLVWCHNFGGGRVFYSALGHTSESYSEPYMVKLLSGALVYAAGK